In a genomic window of Chrysemys picta bellii isolate R12L10 chromosome 1, ASM1138683v2, whole genome shotgun sequence:
- the LOC135972265 gene encoding olfactory receptor 52P1-like: protein MAAFNLTPSDPSTFMLMGIPGLEAAHVWISICFSTFYIISLLGNFTVLFVVGKEETLHKPMFLLICMLALTDICSSTSIMPKALCIFWFNLKGITVGGCLTQMFFIHTVSVMHSAILVTMAFDRYIAICNPLRYATILTNARIANLGLVCLIRAVLFILPLPLNLIRQPFCTNRIIPHTYCDHMSVVKISCGDTTVDRTYSLVITFVVTGLDLTLIALSYGLIARAVVRISSKTAHQKALNTCTAHICVMLTTYTPFLFTSLTYQFGQGIAPHVHIILANLYFLVPTMLNPIIYGVKTKELRDKVSKYTSRR, encoded by the coding sequence ATGGCAGCTTTCAACCTCACCCCCTCTGACCCTTCAACCTTCATGCTAATGGGAATCCCTGGCCTGGAAGCTGCTCACGTCTGGATTTCCATCTGTTTTTCTACGTTCTACATTATCAGCCTGTTGGGAAATTTCACAGTTCTGTTTGTTGTAGGGAAAGAGGAGACCCTGCACAAGCCGATGTTCCTGCTGATCTGCATGCTGGCACTCACAGACATTTGCTCATCTACCTCCATCATGCCAAAGGCACTctgtatattttggttcaatttaAAAGGCATTACGGTGGgtggctgcctcacccagatgttcttcattCACACAGTTTCTGTTATGCACTCAGCCATCCTTGTGACAATGGCCTTCGATCGCTATATTGCCATATGCAATCCTCTCAGATATGCCACCATCCTCACCAATGCACGAATAGCTAATCTAGGGCTAGTATGTTTGATAAGAGCTGTTCTCTTCATTTTGCCCTTGCCCTTGAACTTGATCAGGCAGCCATTCTGTACCAACCGCATTATCCCCCATACATACTGCGACCACATGTCTGTGGTGAAGATATCGTGTGGGGACACCACGGTTGACAGGACATATTCCTTGGTGATTACATTTGTAGTCACCGGGTTAGACCTAACGCTCATTGCCCTGTCTTATGGTCTGATTGCCAGGGCTGTCGTCAGAATCTCCTCCAAGACAGCCCACCAGAAAGCCCtcaacacctgcacagcccacatctgtgtgatgctgaCAACTTATACTCCCTTCCTCTTCACCTCTCTGACATACCAATTTGGTCAGGGCATTGCTCCCCATGTTCACATCATCTTGGCCAACCTCTACTTCCTCGTCCCTACCATGCTCAACCCTATCATTTATGGggtcaaaaccaaagagcttcGTGACAAAGTGAGCAAATATACCAGCAGAAGGTGA
- the LOC135972266 gene encoding olfactory receptor 52P1-like, producing MAAFNLTPSDPSTFMLMGIPGLEAAHVWISICFSTFYIISLLGNFTVLFVVGKEETLHKPMFLLICMLALTDICSSTSIMPKALCIFWFNLKGITVGGCLTQMFFIHTVSVMHSAILVTMAFDRYIAICNPLRYATILTNARIANLGLVCLIRAVLFILPLPLNLIRQPFCTNRIIPHTYCDHMSVVKISCGDTTVDRTYSLVITFVVTGLDLTLIALSYGLIARAVVRISSKTAHQKALNTCTAHICVMLTTYTPFLFTSLTYQFGQGIAPHVHIILANLYFLVPTMLNPIIYGVKTKELRDKVSKYTSRR from the coding sequence ATGGCAGCTTTCAACCTCACCCCCTCTGACCCTTCAACCTTCATGCTAATGGGAATCCCTGGCCTGGAAGCTGCTCACGTCTGGATTTCCATCTGTTTTTCTACGTTCTACATTATCAGCCTGTTGGGAAATTTCACAGTTCTGTTTGTTGTAGGGAAAGAGGAGACCCTGCACAAGCCGATGTTCCTGCTGATCTGCATGCTGGCACTCACAGACATTTGCTCATCTACCTCCATCATGCCAaaggcactgtgtatattttggttcaatttaAAAGGCATTACTGTGGgtggctgcctcacccagatgttcttcattCACACAGTTTCTGTTATGCACTCAGCCATCCTTGTGACAATGGCCTTCGATCGCTATATTGCCATATGCAACCCTCTCAGATATGCCACCATCCTCACCAATGCACGAATAGCTAATCTAGGGCTAGTATGTTTGATAAGAGCTGTTCTCTTCATTTTGCCCTTGCCCTTGAACTTGATCAGGCAGCCATTCTGTACCAACCGCATTATCCCCCATACATACTGCGACCACATGTCTGTGGTGAAGATATCGTGTGGGGACACCACGGTTGACAGGACATATTCCTTGGTGATTACATTTGTAGTCACCGGGTTAGACCTAACGCTCATTGCCCTGTCTTATGGTCTGATTGCCAGGGCTGTCGTCAGAATCTCCTCCAAGACAGCCCACCAGAAAGCCCtcaacacctgcacagcccacatctgtgtgatgctgaCAACTTATACTCCCTTCCTCTTCACCTCTCTGACATACCAATTTGGTCAGGGCATTGCTCCCCATGTTCACATCATCTTGGCCAACCTCTACTTCCTCGTCCCT